In Bradyrhizobium sp. 1(2017), one DNA window encodes the following:
- the hutI gene encoding imidazolonepropionase has protein sequence MAERFDRIWHNARLATMRADRPDLGEIERGLIAARGGRIVYAGAQADFPADADAAERIDCEGRWVTPGLVDCHTHLVYGGNRAHEFELRLKGASYEEIARAGGGIVSTVVATRKASEAELVASALPRLDALIAEGVTTIEIKSGYGLDTATEMRQLSAARSLGRQRPVAIRTSFLGAHALPIEANGDKDRYIDLVCNEMLPAVAKAGLADAVDAFMEGIAFSAGQTTRVFETARGLGLPVKLHADQLSNLGGAALAAKFAALSADHLEHADEAGAAAMAKAGTVAVLLPGAFYFIRETQQPPVETFRKAGVHTALATDCNPGSSPLTSLLLAMNMGATLFRMNVAECLAGVTREGARALGVLHETGTLEAGKWCDLAIWDIERPAELVYRIGFNPLHARIWRGM, from the coding sequence ATGGCAGAGCGCTTCGACCGGATCTGGCACAATGCCCGGCTCGCCACGATGCGGGCCGATCGTCCCGATCTCGGCGAGATCGAGCGCGGCCTGATCGCCGCGCGCGGCGGCCGTATCGTCTACGCGGGCGCGCAGGCCGACTTTCCGGCGGATGCCGATGCCGCCGAACGGATCGACTGCGAAGGACGCTGGGTCACGCCCGGTCTCGTCGACTGCCACACCCATCTCGTCTATGGCGGCAACCGCGCCCACGAATTCGAGCTGCGCCTGAAGGGCGCGAGCTACGAGGAGATCGCGCGCGCCGGCGGTGGCATCGTGTCGACGGTGGTGGCGACGCGCAAGGCGAGCGAAGCGGAGCTCGTCGCGAGCGCGCTGCCGCGGCTCGATGCGCTGATCGCCGAGGGCGTCACCACGATCGAGATCAAGTCCGGGTATGGCCTCGATACCGCAACCGAGATGCGCCAGCTCTCTGCCGCGCGCAGCCTTGGCCGCCAGAGGCCGGTTGCGATCCGCACCTCCTTCCTCGGCGCGCACGCGCTGCCGATCGAAGCCAATGGTGACAAGGATCGCTACATCGATCTCGTCTGCAATGAGATGCTGCCGGCCGTCGCGAAGGCTGGCCTTGCCGATGCCGTCGATGCCTTCATGGAGGGCATCGCGTTCTCGGCCGGGCAGACCACGCGGGTGTTCGAGACGGCGCGGGGACTTGGACTGCCGGTCAAGCTCCATGCCGATCAGCTGTCGAACCTTGGCGGTGCCGCGCTTGCCGCAAAATTCGCGGCGCTCTCGGCGGATCATCTCGAGCACGCCGACGAGGCCGGCGCTGCCGCGATGGCGAAGGCGGGTACCGTGGCGGTGCTGCTGCCAGGGGCCTTCTACTTCATCCGCGAGACGCAGCAGCCGCCGGTCGAGACGTTCCGCAAGGCTGGCGTCCACACGGCGCTGGCGACCGATTGCAATCCCGGCAGCTCGCCGCTGACCTCGCTGCTGCTTGCGATGAACATGGGGGCGACCCTGTTCCGGATGAATGTGGCCGAATGCCTTGCCGGCGTCACGCGCGAAGGCGCGCGGGCGCTCGGTGTGCTTCACGAAACCGGCACGTTGGAGGCCGGCAAATGGTGCGACCTCGCGATCTGGGACATCGAGCGCCCGGCCGAGCTCGTCTATCGCATCGGCTTCAATCCGTTGCACGCGCGGATATGGAGGGGAATGTGA